Proteins found in one Streptomyces sp. NBC_00461 genomic segment:
- a CDS encoding MbtH family protein — protein MTEQTEQAAPTHLVVRNDEDQHSIWWLGRELPAGWHAEGFQGTEDACLAHIAEVWTDMRPASLRRRMGQFS, from the coding sequence GTGACAGAGCAGACGGAACAGGCGGCGCCGACCCATCTGGTGGTGCGCAACGACGAGGACCAGCACTCCATCTGGTGGCTCGGACGTGAGCTTCCGGCCGGATGGCACGCGGAAGGCTTCCAGGGCACCGAGGACGCGTGCCTGGCGCACATCGCCGAAGTGTGGACGGACATGCGCCCGGCCAGCCTTCGCCGACGCATGGGGCAGTTCAGTTGA
- a CDS encoding non-ribosomal peptide synthetase, translated as MSPLLPARIVDQAARTPAAVAVVDGDRSLTYGELVAAADRVADTLRARGLGPEDRVGVLMPRGLDLVVALLGVWRAAAAYVPLDPAHPAERTRWIVADAGVRVVLTDDAHAGVLPADAVPTLLVGAADEPPVAARPSDVVRPVPDPANAAYVLYTSGSTGHPKGVVITHEGIAGYVDWRVRTHGLGPGDRVLQRTPVGFDAAGWEIFAPQACGATLVIAPPGAERDPAEIVRAVLDAEVSVLQVVPSILRLLADEPGWSRCHSLRLLTSGGEALHAEYLTAVPATAQVYNTYGPTECTIDVAAHPCDRDVSSGPAPIGRPVTGVRLLVLDPGGEPCPVGVPGELYVGGAAQARGYEGRPDLTAQRFVPDPYGPAGGRLYRTGDRVRWREDGNLEYLGRLDQQVKVGGVRIEPGEVETAIAAHPQVTAAVVGTAAGSDGAARLTAYVVGDVAPAALRSFLRERLPAPMIPSVLTPVDSFPLLSNGKIDRSALSSMESVLASRPAYLAPRTDAELAVAEVWQELLGVEKVGADDDFFQLGGYSLLLTRLAGRLTRATGTDVGLQDLYTHTTVADQALLVAPPADGPGREEPPPIARAPRDGRLPLSFGQRRMWFLDQLRPGSGEYTVPLFVRLHGRADPGQVRGALGRLAERHEILRTRYAQEDGEPLQIIDPSTPVELRTSESSNPVGEVNAEIARGFDLAAGPVWRALLVRSADGRGNDLLLLTLHHIACDGWSAVILERDFHALLARDEPTPPPVQYADYAHWQRQWHTDARTERGVAAWRDTLADLEPLVLPTDRPRPQVRDEAGALVTFDVPAETAEELTRIGRRCGATPFAVLLTGLTALLARRTGQWDVAVGTPTAGRLRPETQDVVGFFLNSLVVRPRLRPEEDFERSVRRVDEARRFALAHQDVPFDRLVDAYGGERDMSRTPLYQVAFDLHDQELTGGMSSSDDLAAMREAWRVAKTDLTVFARRRPDGSYAFGFEYATALFDRDTVEALAEQFRLLLGRLAARPELPLREVDLLSETEHGQFDAWNRRDAAFGPETTLALFERQAAKTPDAPAVTYSGTAMSYRELDVKANQFAGLLKDLGVCRGDAVGVLVGRGLDLHAVLLGVWKAGAAYVPIDPLFPAERIGHMLTDARAKVLISESCYRTMLPEAFDGELVMVDLHRERVENRPGDPVGPHATPQDTAYVIYTSGSTGRPKGVRVPHRGLANHLQWAVRDLASQGTTGAPVFSSTAFDLVVPNLYAPLLAGQPVHMAPRDLPVAELGRVLAETGPFSFIKLTPGHLELLAHQLGDAAAASLASVIVVAGEALPARQAEHWRRLLGDGRLINEYGPTEGSVGSTIHPVAGEPVQRIVPLGRPLPGVTVHVLDDALNRVPIGSPGELCVGGAGVADGYTGDPARTAARFVPDPYGAPGERLYRTGDLARFGPTGDVMFLGRMDGQLKVRGYRVETGEIEAVLREHPGVRDAVVVAAATGSDTSQGPESGDVRLHAYYVPAGAEVTGSELTAHTERRLPDYMVPVAFAAIELIPLNRNGKVDRSALPRIRVDDAALAHGDTPTGPAQIRVATIFSALLGVDPGAHTNFFAAGGNSLAAVRLIARIQDEFDVDLPVRTVFAGPTVAELAQAVEEAIQAEIENMSDAQLAAAHQEQLEQQ; from the coding sequence TTGAGCCCGCTGCTGCCTGCCCGGATCGTCGATCAGGCGGCTCGCACCCCGGCGGCGGTCGCCGTGGTCGACGGCGACCGGTCGCTCACCTACGGGGAGCTTGTCGCCGCGGCGGACCGGGTGGCCGACACGTTGCGCGCCCGCGGCCTCGGCCCGGAGGACCGGGTCGGCGTACTGATGCCGCGCGGTCTGGATCTCGTCGTGGCGCTCCTCGGCGTGTGGCGGGCGGCGGCGGCCTACGTTCCGCTCGACCCGGCCCATCCCGCCGAGCGGACCAGGTGGATCGTCGCCGACGCCGGCGTGCGCGTCGTCCTGACCGACGACGCGCACGCCGGCGTCCTGCCGGCCGACGCGGTGCCCACCCTGCTGGTCGGTGCGGCCGACGAACCGCCGGTCGCGGCACGGCCGTCGGACGTCGTCCGTCCGGTGCCGGATCCCGCGAACGCCGCCTACGTGCTGTACACGTCCGGGTCGACCGGGCACCCCAAGGGCGTCGTCATCACGCACGAGGGGATCGCCGGCTACGTCGACTGGCGGGTCAGGACCCACGGCCTCGGCCCCGGCGACCGGGTGCTGCAACGCACGCCGGTGGGGTTCGACGCGGCCGGCTGGGAGATCTTCGCCCCGCAGGCCTGCGGCGCCACCTTGGTGATCGCCCCGCCGGGAGCCGAACGCGACCCGGCCGAGATCGTCAGGGCGGTCCTCGACGCCGAGGTGAGCGTGCTGCAGGTCGTGCCCTCGATTCTGCGGCTGCTGGCCGACGAACCCGGCTGGTCGCGCTGCCACAGCCTCAGGCTGCTGACCTCCGGCGGCGAGGCGCTGCACGCCGAGTACCTGACCGCCGTGCCCGCCACGGCGCAGGTGTACAACACCTACGGGCCGACCGAGTGCACCATCGACGTCGCCGCACACCCGTGCGACCGGGACGTGTCGTCCGGGCCGGCTCCCATCGGGCGGCCGGTGACCGGCGTACGCCTGCTGGTTCTCGACCCGGGTGGCGAGCCGTGCCCGGTCGGCGTGCCCGGCGAGCTGTATGTGGGAGGCGCGGCGCAGGCCCGCGGCTATGAGGGCCGCCCGGACCTGACCGCGCAGCGCTTCGTCCCCGATCCCTACGGACCGGCCGGCGGCCGGCTCTACCGCACCGGCGACCGGGTCCGGTGGCGCGAGGACGGCAACCTGGAATACCTGGGTCGCCTCGACCAGCAGGTGAAGGTCGGCGGCGTCCGCATCGAGCCGGGCGAGGTCGAGACGGCGATCGCCGCGCATCCCCAGGTCACGGCCGCGGTCGTCGGCACGGCGGCCGGATCCGACGGAGCGGCACGGCTGACGGCGTATGTCGTCGGCGACGTCGCTCCGGCGGCCTTGCGCTCCTTCCTGCGCGAGCGCCTGCCCGCGCCGATGATCCCCTCGGTGCTGACCCCGGTCGACAGCTTCCCGCTGCTGTCCAACGGGAAGATCGACAGATCGGCGCTGTCGAGCATGGAGTCCGTGCTCGCCTCGCGCCCGGCCTACCTCGCACCCCGCACCGACGCCGAACTCGCGGTCGCCGAGGTCTGGCAGGAACTGCTCGGTGTGGAGAAGGTCGGAGCCGACGACGACTTCTTCCAGCTGGGCGGCTACTCGCTGCTGCTCACCCGGCTCGCGGGGCGGCTGACCCGGGCGACGGGAACGGACGTGGGTCTCCAGGATCTCTACACCCACACGACCGTCGCGGACCAGGCGCTGCTGGTGGCACCGCCGGCCGACGGTCCCGGTCGCGAGGAGCCGCCGCCGATCGCCCGCGCGCCCCGTGACGGCCGGCTCCCGTTGTCCTTCGGACAGCGGCGCATGTGGTTCCTGGACCAACTGCGCCCGGGAAGCGGCGAATACACCGTTCCGCTGTTCGTCCGCCTCCACGGCAGGGCCGACCCGGGGCAGGTCCGAGGGGCGCTCGGCCGGCTCGCCGAGCGCCACGAGATCCTGCGTACCCGGTACGCGCAGGAGGACGGCGAGCCGCTGCAGATCATCGATCCGTCCACCCCGGTCGAACTGCGCACCAGCGAGAGCTCGAACCCGGTCGGAGAGGTGAACGCCGAGATCGCCCGCGGCTTCGACCTGGCCGCCGGTCCGGTCTGGCGGGCGCTGCTGGTGCGCTCCGCGGACGGCCGCGGGAACGACCTGCTGTTGCTGACCCTGCACCACATCGCCTGCGACGGCTGGTCGGCGGTCATCCTGGAACGGGACTTCCACGCCCTTCTCGCCAGAGACGAGCCGACGCCGCCACCTGTCCAGTACGCCGACTACGCGCACTGGCAGCGGCAATGGCACACCGACGCCCGCACCGAGCGCGGGGTCGCCGCCTGGCGGGACACACTGGCGGACCTCGAACCGCTCGTACTGCCCACGGACCGCCCGCGCCCGCAGGTCCGCGACGAGGCCGGCGCCCTGGTCACCTTCGACGTGCCCGCCGAGACCGCCGAAGAACTGACGCGGATCGGCCGCCGGTGCGGTGCCACGCCGTTCGCCGTGCTGCTGACCGGGCTCACCGCGTTGCTGGCACGGCGGACCGGACAGTGGGACGTGGCCGTCGGCACGCCGACCGCGGGCAGGCTGCGCCCGGAGACCCAGGACGTCGTCGGCTTCTTCCTCAATTCCCTGGTCGTGCGTCCCCGGCTGCGTCCCGAGGAGGACTTCGAGCGGTCGGTGCGGCGGGTCGACGAGGCCAGGCGCTTCGCCCTGGCCCACCAGGACGTGCCGTTCGACCGCCTCGTCGACGCCTACGGCGGCGAGCGGGACATGTCCCGAACTCCGCTGTACCAGGTCGCGTTCGACCTGCACGACCAGGAACTCACCGGCGGCATGTCCAGTTCGGACGACCTGGCGGCGATGCGCGAGGCGTGGCGGGTGGCGAAGACGGATCTGACCGTCTTCGCACGCCGCAGACCCGACGGTTCGTACGCCTTCGGCTTCGAATACGCCACCGCGCTGTTCGACCGCGACACGGTCGAGGCGCTGGCCGAACAGTTCCGTCTGCTGCTCGGCCGCCTCGCGGCCCGCCCCGAACTGCCGTTGCGCGAAGTCGATCTGCTGTCGGAGACCGAACACGGGCAATTCGACGCGTGGAATCGTAGGGACGCCGCATTCGGCCCCGAGACGACGCTCGCGCTCTTCGAGCGGCAGGCGGCGAAGACCCCGGACGCGCCGGCGGTGACGTACTCGGGCACGGCGATGAGCTATCGCGAACTGGACGTGAAGGCGAACCAGTTCGCCGGACTGCTGAAGGACCTCGGTGTGTGCCGCGGCGACGCGGTGGGTGTCCTGGTCGGACGCGGGCTCGATCTGCACGCCGTACTGCTCGGGGTGTGGAAGGCGGGCGCCGCCTACGTGCCGATCGACCCGCTCTTCCCGGCGGAACGCATCGGGCACATGCTCACCGACGCGCGAGCAAAGGTGCTGATCAGCGAATCGTGCTACCGCACCATGCTGCCCGAGGCCTTCGACGGTGAACTGGTCATGGTGGATCTGCACCGCGAACGCGTCGAGAACCGGCCGGGAGATCCGGTCGGCCCGCACGCCACGCCGCAGGACACCGCCTACGTCATCTACACCTCCGGTTCCACCGGCAGGCCCAAGGGCGTGCGAGTGCCGCACCGGGGGCTGGCGAACCATCTGCAGTGGGCCGTCCGCGATCTCGCCTCGCAGGGGACGACCGGTGCGCCGGTCTTCTCCTCGACCGCGTTCGACCTGGTGGTGCCCAACCTGTACGCGCCGCTGCTCGCCGGGCAGCCGGTGCACATGGCTCCGCGTGACCTTCCGGTTGCCGAACTCGGCCGAGTGCTGGCCGAGACGGGTCCGTTCAGCTTCATCAAGCTCACCCCGGGCCACCTCGAACTCCTCGCCCACCAGCTCGGCGACGCCGCCGCGGCCAGTCTCGCCTCGGTGATCGTCGTCGCCGGCGAGGCACTGCCGGCGCGCCAGGCCGAGCACTGGCGCCGGCTGCTCGGCGACGGAAGGCTGATCAACGAGTACGGCCCCACCGAGGGATCGGTCGGCTCGACGATCCATCCGGTGGCCGGCGAGCCGGTACAGCGGATCGTGCCGCTGGGCAGACCGCTTCCGGGCGTCACCGTGCACGTGCTCGACGACGCGTTGAACCGCGTACCGATCGGGTCGCCCGGTGAACTGTGCGTCGGCGGCGCCGGCGTCGCCGACGGGTACACGGGCGATCCGGCCAGGACGGCGGCACGGTTCGTGCCCGATCCCTACGGCGCGCCGGGCGAACGCCTCTACCGCACCGGGGACCTGGCCAGGTTCGGGCCCACCGGCGACGTGATGTTCCTCGGCCGGATGGACGGCCAGCTCAAAGTGCGCGGCTACCGGGTGGAGACCGGCGAGATCGAGGCCGTACTGCGTGAGCACCCCGGCGTCCGCGACGCCGTGGTGGTCGCCGCGGCCACCGGATCCGACACGTCCCAGGGCCCCGAGTCGGGCGACGTCCGGCTGCACGCCTACTACGTGCCGGCGGGCGCGGAGGTCACGGGCTCCGAACTCACCGCCCACACCGAACGGCGGCTGCCCGACTACATGGTTCCGGTGGCGTTCGCGGCGATCGAGCTGATCCCGCTCAACCGCAACGGAAAGGTCGACCGGTCGGCGCTGCCGCGGATCCGGGTCGACGACGCCGCTCTCGCGCACGGCGACACTCCCACCGGTCCGGCGCAGATCCGCGTCGCGACGATCTTCTCGGCGCTGCTGGGCGTCGACCCCGGAGCGCATACGAACTTCTTCGCCGCCGGCGGGAATTCGCTGGCCGCGGTGCGGCTGATCGCCCGCATCCAGGACGAGTTCGACGTCGACCTTCCGGTGCGCACCGTCTTCGCCGGGCCGACCGTCGCCGAACTCGCCCAGGCGGTGGAGGAGGCGATCCAGGCCGAGATCGAGAACATGTCCGACGCACAGCTCGCGGCGGCCCATCAGGAACAACTGGAACAGCAGTGA